In Pirellulales bacterium, the sequence GAGGCTTTCGTCGTTTGCCATTGTTTCCAGGCGACGATGCCCAGCTCGCGGCCGTAACGCTCGGCCCGTTCCCACCGGCTGGTTCCGTCCTCCGCGCGACCGATAGGAGCCTGATCCCCTTCGGCGCCGTTGTAGTACATCACGGTAGCGCCCTCGCCGATGAGCGATTCGATGGTGCGCTGCAGATGGCCTGGCCAATCGCCCGAGAATAGCATGTCCTGCTCGTTCATGAATGTCGGATGCGCCGTGAAGTTGACTAATACCGCCAGCGGCTTTCCCTGCTTCGTATCGATGCGGGTGACGGTCAGATCACGATCCGTGACTGTGCCGCCACGACGGTTGCGATTCCATCCCTCGATCGACACCGTGGACGTACCGACCGAGACATCAACCGGCTGTTGCTCGGCTTGGTGAATTAGTTCGACGAGTCTGTCGAGCACGAACTTGTGGACGCGCGCGTTGTAGATGCCGATTTGCGGCACCTGAAATGTATTGCGCGGGTTGATCGCGTTCATCTCGATGCTGGTGTGCGAATGGCTGGGAAGGAGCATGATCTGCTCGGCGGACCAGCCGGCCCCCAACCGCTCGAGCAGCTCGGGCTTCAAGGTCGGCGGCAGGCCGACAATGTCGATCGAGACGAGCGCGAACTTCTGCTGCCCCGCGGTCAGTACAATCGCCTTGGCGAAAATGCGATCGTGGATGCCCTGCGCGGGGCGGTTCATCCGTTCGCCATAACCCCCCAGCGGCACATTGAACTCCAGCGGCGGCGTCAGATCGACGCGCGCCACGCCGGCCTTAAGCTCAGCGGCGCGGCCGACGGCAACATTACCGCAGAGCAAGACGAGACACGCCGAGGCCATCCAGAAGAATCGCGCCGCCGTTGAGATCATTTGCGCACCATTTTGGCGTGGAGATGGATTTCGAGCATTGATTCTACTTCGCGTCGTTCGCAGCGTAGCCTTGCCATAGCCATTGCAGCGCCTTGGGCAATGTCTGTTGCTTGACGCCGCCGTCGCAGTGGACGGCGTTGCGGGCGAAGACGAACTGGTAGTGGTAGCCCTTGTCGGCCAGGACTTTCGCCATGTTCTCGTTGGCCAAGACCCAATCGTGCATGTCGTCGCGCATCGAGTTGGGATTCAGCAGGTCGCGGTCGCTGATCTCGAGCCACAGACGCAGTGGTTTCGCCGGACTACTGGGAATTAGTTCTTTGTGGAATCCCCACGCGCCGTGTGGCGTCTCGGGGTTGTACGGCCATTGCTGGTTCACGTACGTGCCTGAGTAGGTGAGCACACGGTGATAAAGGTCCGGCCGGTACCAAGCCATGGCCAGCGCGCAGGAACCGCCCGAGCTACAACCCATCGTGGCCCGAGCGTCGGGATCTTTTGTGAGCTTCACGTTGCATTGCTTCTCGACCAGCGGCAGGACTTCGCTTTCGACGAATTCGGCATACAGGCCGGACATGGTGTCGTATTCCAGGCCCCGCTGGCTGCCTTGCGCGTCGCCGCTGCCGTTGCCGATCGAGATGGCGATCATCACAGGGACCTTTTTCTGTGCGATCAAATTGTCGAGCGCCGTGAACAACAGCTTGTCGGGCCCGTCCGCGCCGACAATGAACGGCGCGACCGTGCCGGACTGATATTGCTGCGGCACATAGACCGCGACGCGACGCGTGTAAGGAGCCGGGTGGCTGGTGGACACGATCATCCGCGCCGGATTGTCAGGGTCGGGCATGCCTGAGGTGTTCTTTTCGCGGGCGATGCCGGGATAGATTTTGCTATCGGTCGAGTTCATCGTCAGGTTGTGTACGGTCCCTTGCGGCACGTGGAGCTGCACGACCATTTCCGGCGCCGGCTTGTGCGTCGCCCCGATGATGAAGTTTCCTTCGGCATCGATCGGCGGCACTTCGCCATCAGGCAGCTCCTTGGCTTGGACGAAGCCAGGCGTATGCGGGTCGCGCGCGGGCGGAGTTGGCCGCTGGGCCAGGGCATGGCGACCGGTGGCGAATGTGCAGCAGATTAGCAATGCCAGGTTCAGCAGATGTCGATGCATGAGAAGCTCGTTCGGCGTGGCAGATATTAATGAAAGAAACGAAGTCCGATCTTGCGCGCGTGTTGCAGCGAAGGATAATTATTTACCCTCGAGCTTCTTGAGTTCTGCCAGCACGGCATCGTCGTGGCCATCGACCGAGACCTTTTTCCAAATCCTGGCGATCTTGCCTTCGGCGTCGATCAAGTACGTCGAGCGTTGGATGCCCATCGACTTCTTACCGTACATGTTTTTTTCGCGCCAGGCGCCGAACTTTTCGGACACCTTGTGGTCGACGTCAGCCAGCAGGGGGAAGTTCAGCTCGTACTTGTCGCGAAATTTCTCATGGCTGGCCACGTCGTCGGTGCTGACGCCCAGAACATGCGCGCCGAGCTTGGCGAGTTCTTTCTTGCGATCGCGGAAGGCGCACGCCTCCTTGGTGCAGCCCGGCGTGTCATCGCGCGGATAGAAATAGAGAACGACCGGCTGGCCGCGGAGGGCCTTGAGGCTCACTTTTCTGCCATCGTCAGCCGCAAGGGTGAAGTCTGGCGCCGCTTTCCCCTCTTCGAGCCACTCGCCCATGAAAGATTTCCTTTGCTGCAATGAAGTTTAGACCCGCCCGACACGCGCGTGATCGCGGCGTGCGGCGTCGCCGATTGTTATGGTCCTGTTTCGTCGGTCAGGCAAGACCCTGGCTGGCCGGTCAAGGGGGGATTCTCGCGGCACGCCGCCTTCCGATTCCAACGCCGGGTTTGGTCCGAGAAAGTGCGGCTGTTCGCCGTGGCGGGTGGGGTGATTTCGGCGCCCCATTCCGTAAGCTACACTCGTTTGCAGTCAGGCGGCTGTTCCAGCCGTGGCCGGCCCTAAGAATGTTGGACCGAGCATTTTGTCGCGCCGGCACTCGCGGCCGTGATCGTTCGCAGCTCTACAGTCGAAAAAGGACAAAGTTACATGGCTGGAAAAGCGCCAAGCCCGAAACGAAGCGCCGCGAAGAGCGCGGCAGTTAAGCCAGCGCCAGCAAAACAATCGTCTGCGAAGTCGGCCCCTACCAAAACAGCGTCCGCCAAGAGCGTGGCTGCGAAGGTCCCGACCGTGAACGACAACGCGAAGTCCGCGCCTGCGAAAAAGGAAGGCAAGTCCGCGAAGCCAATCGCGGCTGCGAAACCGGCTGCGAAGAAGGGGCCCATCGCGCTGCGCACTCCCGCGGCGCGCAAGAGTACGCCGGGCGGCGACTCCGGCACCTATTACATCGTGGTCGAACACGATGACTTGCGCATTTCGACCGAGAAGCCGAAAACCAATGGCCGCCTGGAGACGGCCGAGAGTTTCATCGAAGCCAAGGAAAAGGCCGTCGATCGATTGATCGATTTGATCGATAGCTTCGAGCGCCGGCTGTGGCAGGTGAAGCAATCCAACGATCACCAATCGCTGGTCGGTGGTGAATAGGCCTTGGCCTCTTCGTGCGCGGCCTATTTGTGGTCCGCGCCGGCCGGTCGACACGGACAGTAGCGCTGCCTATCATGGAATTTCCTGCGCCCGGCATCACTACGCCGGGGGTGGCTGCTCGCACGCCGGGTGCTTGTCTTCGCGTATCCCGTTCCGCGCCTTCGCGCTTCGGTCCAGTTCGCACGCTCGATGAAGAAAAAGCCTTCTCAGAGTCAGGTTTCGTCGCGACTATTCTGGCTGGCGTCGTTGATGTTCTTTCTGTCGGGCGGCACGGGCCTGGCCTATCAGGTGATCTGGTTCAAGCGCTTCGCCCATGTGTGGGGCAGTTCGAGCCTGGCGTTTGCGGCCGTCGGCGGGTCGTTTCTTTTCGGGCTTGGGCTGGGCGCTTACCTGGCGGGACGGCTGGCCGATCGCATCCTCCGGCCGTTGCGCTGGTATGGGGCGTGCGAAGTGGCGATCGGCCTGGTAGCGCTTCTGATTCCGTATCAGATTCAGTGGCTGATTCACGTTTCGGCCGGATTTTATTCGCACTTGCCGGATGAGCCGCTGGCGCGATTCCTCGTGCAGTTTGTCGTTACGCTGCTGGTCGTCGGTCCGCCGTGTGTGTTGATGGGAGCGACGCTGCCGCTGTTGACGCGCGAGCTGACGGCGCGCGACGGAGCGCTCGACCAGGTAACGGGCTGGCTGTACGCCCTCAATACATTTGGCGCCGCCGCGGGCTGTTTCTTGACCGGCTTCCAGCTTCTGCCGGCCTGGGGACTGCTGCCCACGAACAACGCGACGGCGATGCTGAACCTGGCGATCGGCGCCGCCGCACTACTTGTCAGCCGATCTGTGACGGTTCGGTCCGCAACGAGCACACCGCCGCGGCCGACGGAAACCGGCACGGATGTTCAGCAGGAGCGCCCGATCTCGCTGGCAGGGCTGTACCTGGCCGTGGCTTTGACCGGCCTGGGCGCGTTGATTCTTGAAATGACCTGGAGCCGGCAGTTGGCGCTCGTGCTGGGGGGCTCGACGTATGCTTATAGCGCGACCTTGTTTGTCGTGCTGGTCGGCATTGCGACGGGCAGTTTGCTGTTTCACTTGCGCGTGCGCGGCGTAGTCGCCGATCGCATGTTGCCGATCTTTGTGATCTTCGGTTTGGCGGTGACCTGTTTCGCGGGCAAGTTATTTCTGCCCTGGTTATCGGCCTACGCCGGCGACCACCGCGCGATGCGAGAGACTTTGATGGGCAATGCCGGCCTGTGCATCTTAGTGGCCGCGATCGTCGAGTTTTTGCCGTCGGTGGCGATGGGAATTTTGTTTCCGCTGTTTGTCGATTTGACGCACGAACGTGCTGCTCACGTCGGGCGCGCGGTCGGCAATGTCTATGCTTGGAATACGTTCGGTTCGATTGCCGGAGCAACGCTGACCGCCGTAGTGCTGTTTCCCAGAATCGGCACGGCCGGCGCGATGGGCCTGGCGATGGCGTCGTACCTGGTGGCGCTGCTGCTCGTGCTGCCCTTGGGCACCGGCCGCGAGCGAATGACCGCGGCAGGCTCGGCACTGGCGCTATCCGTGATAGTGTTCGGCATCTCGCTTCCGCTGGACCCGCTGCGCACGAATCTGGGTCTGTACATGTACGGCAGCCAGGAGGGGGCGATCGACATCATCGATTGCCCGTATTTCGTCGAAGGGCCCTCGAGCAGTGTGGCGGTCGTAACCTATGGAAGCAATGTCAGCCTGCGGGTGAATGGCAAAGTCGACGCCGGCGATCTGTCGGACATGGTCACCCAGTTGGGGCTGGCCTACATTCCGCGCATCTTTCAACCAGAAGCGCGCGACGTGCTGGTGATCGGCTTTGGCAGCGGCACGACGTCGGGCACCAGCCTGCTGTTCCCCGACACCCGCGTGACGACTTGCGAAATCGAACCGGCGGTCATTGGCGCGGAACCGTTTTTCGAACGGGTCAATCATCGTCCGCTGGCCCGCACGCGCGGCCACCTGGAGCAGCAGAACGCGACATTATCCCCGGAACGCCGCCGTAGCGAAGAGCAAATCACGGCCGAAGCCGTGTACCGCGTCGTGCTCGGTGACGGGCGAGGCCAGTTACAGGGAGGCATCGCCGAGTACGACCTGATTATTTCCGAGCCATCGAATCCGTGGCTGGCCGGCGTGTCGAACTTGTTTACGGAAGAGTTTTTTGCGGCCGCCAAGGCGCGATTGCGCCCGGGGGGTGTGCTCGCCCAGTGGATTCAGACCTATAACATCGCGCTTTCCGACTACTTGATGATCGTGCGCACGATGCGAACGGTGTTTCCGCATTGCGGATTGATAACGCTGACGTCCGGGGCGGATACGATCCTGCTGGCTTCGGACCGGCCGCTGGCGCCGGATACGGCACAGCTCGATGCCTTGCAACAGCAGATCGATACATCGGCCGATATCAGCTTCGATTGGCAGCAATGGTTCAACACCAACGATGTGCGAACGCTGCTCTTGGCGCGGTACACGATCGATCAGGAGATGCTGGATCAAATGGTGAAGAAGGACAGTTCGCAAAAGATCAACACAGATCTGAACCTGGCGCTCGAGTTCAACGCCCCGTTGCATCTGTTCAAAGAACTGCCCGACGCATTGAGTGCTCGCGTGCGACTGATGCGCTTGCCACATGCGAAGTGGAGCGCGCGGCTGGGCGAGCTGATCGGCGCGCCGCCGGAAAGCGGTCCCTACCAGGTGGCCCTGGCGCTCGAGCAATATGACTTCGAAAACTACGAGCCCGCCATCAAGCTATTGCAAGACGCGATCGCCAAAGATCCGAGCTTATCGCAGGCTTATCGCGCTCTGGCGAACGTGTACCTCAAAATGAATAAGGCGAACGAGGCGGTGCGCGTGCTCGAGGGCTGGATCAACGAACAACCACAACGCGTCGACTCGCGCGTGGCGCTGTTCAATTGCTACAAGTCACTGGGACGCAGTGCTGATGCGGTGGCCATCTTTCGTCCGGCAGTCGAGATCGATCCCAAGAACTCGCTGTTCCGCACAATTTTGGGGAGGGAATTACTGGCGCTGCATCGCAACAGTGAGGCCGCGCCCCAACTGCGCAAGGCATTAGAGCTCTCGCCCGGATTGGCTGACGCGCCGCGGAACCGCGATTGGATCAACAGCTACGCCCGGATTTTGGCGACCAGCCCCGTCGATGCCGACCGCGATGGTCAAGAGGCGTTGCGCTGGGCAATGCAACTGGCGCAAGGGGTCGATTACGATCAATGGAGCCTGATCGACACGCTGGCCGCCGCACTTGCCGAGACCGCAAACTTTGCCGAGGCCGTGAAGCAAATGCAGCACGTTTTGCGGCGGGCCGAGGCTGACCGTAACAGCACCGCCGCCGACATCGCGCGCCAGCGGCTCACGCTGTATCAGGCCGGCAAGCCGCTGCGCGAGCAGGCAGAGCCGGCGGTCTTCTCCCCCGAACCGCCGAAGGAATAGTTCCCAACTGCCCCGCGTTTTCTAAGGGACCTCCCGGCAAACTCTTTGCCGAGGTTGCGGCGATTGGCTCTTTCGACCGCTCTCACTAGCTCCGCTAAATGCCCCAGATTTCAGCCTGTACCCTCGGGCGAAGTGCGACTAGAGTATCGCCCCCCGAGTTGGAACAGATTCCTTTTTTTCTCCGCCGGTCGCGAACATCTGGGGCCCGCAATTGCGGTCGAATGTTCGCCGGCTGGCAAGCTGAGCCAGTAAGCGTTTTGTCTACCATCCACTCGTCCGATCCTGAAACGTCTTCGTCGACGCTGGCGCTCACGGCGCGCATGCTCCGGCTTGCGTGGCGCCATCGCTGGGGATGCTGCACGCTGCTTGCGCAGCAGATCGCGCTGTTGGCGCTGGCCCTGGCGGGGCTAGGGCTGACGGGACTGGCGATCGATGTCATTCGTCACGAGGTGGACACGACCAGCCCGGCGCCCGATTGGCCTCGCTGGCTTTCGCAGCCCGTGGGTTGGTCGGCGCTCGCGCAAGTCTTGGGTCTGGCGGGCCTGGTGCTGCTGTTGGCAAGTCTGCGCGCGGTGTTGAATTACTTTCATGCCGTGGCCTCGGCGCGGCTGGTGCAGCAGCAGATCGTGGTCGAACTGCGAGCCGCGATTTATGAAAAGCTGCACGACCTGAGCAGCCGCTTCTTTCGCACGAACTCGACGACCTCGATCATCAATCGCGTTACGAGCGATGCGCAATCGGTGCGGCAGTTCGTCGAGGGGATGGTCCTGCAACTGGTCATCCTGCTGCTGTCGTTGACGGTCTATCTGACCTACATGCTGCGGATTCATGCCGGCCTTTCGTTGGCCTGTCTGGCCACCATGCCGGTGTTGTGGTTCGTGGCCGCGACGTTCTGCCGCGTCGTGCGACCAGCCTACGATCACAATCGGACCTTGATGGACCGGTTGATCCAGGTTCTTTCCGAGAACGTGCGCGGGATGCGCGTGGTGCGCGGCTTCGCGCGCGAGGCGGATCAGATCCAGCGCTTTCGCCGCGCCAACGACGACGTCCAGGCACAGCAGAAATACATCTTCTGGCGGCTAAGCCTGTTCACGCCGACGAGTGAATTCCTGTCGACTTTGAACCTGGCGGTGCTGCTGGGCTACGGCGGATATCTGGTCACTACGGACGGATTGCCGTTAGGCGCCGGGCTGATTGTTTTCTCCGGATTGCTGCAGCAGTTCTCGGGACAGGTCAGCAAGATGGTGAACGTGCTGAATAGCATGCAGCAGAGCCTGGCCGGTGCGAGGCGCGTGTTCGAGGTGCTGGATGCGCCGGTCGAGATTCATTCGCCGCCGTTTCCGCGCCGGCTGCCCACGCCGCGCGGTTCGATCACTTTCGAAAACGTGTCGTTTCATTATCAGGCGGGCGAGCCCGTCTTGTCCGACGTCGACCTGCGCATCCGGCCGGGACAGCGCGTTGCCATCCTCGGCGCGACCGGTTGCGGCAAGAGCTCGCTATTGCACCTGGTACCGCGGTTTTGCGATCCTGGCGAGGGACGCGTGCTGGTCGATGGAATCGACGTGCGGGCATTGGCGCTCGAAGATTTGCGCCGCGCCGTAGGGTTGGTTTTTCAAGAGACGTTCTTGTTCAGCGATACCGTGGCGGCCAACATCGCGTTTGGCCATCCGCAGGCGACGCGCGAGCAAATCGAACGCGCTGCCAAAATTGCCGCCGCCGATCAATTCATTCGCCAACTGCCCGACGGTTACGACACCTGGCTCGCCGAGGAAGGGAGCAATCTGTCCGGCGGCCAGCGGCAACGTCTAGCGATTGCCCGGGCCGTGCTGCTCGAGCCGCCAATCCTGCTGTTGGACGATCCCACGGCCGCTGTCGATGCGCAAACCGAACACGAGATCCTGGAGGCCATTGATCGGGCCATGCAGGGGCGCACGTCGATCATCGTTACGCACCGCCCGGCTGTTTTGCAACGGGCCGACCTGGTGCTGGTCATGGACCAGGGGTGCATTGTCGAAGCCGGATCACACGACGAGCTGTCGCGCTGTGCAGGACATTATTGCCAGGTCACGCGACTGCACGCCGAACAAGCCGCGTGCTACGCCTGAAAACACTGCGACGATCACGCGCGGCGCATTCGATTGACAAATCCTTCACCTCGAACAGCAACGAACCCCACACGAATCATGTCGACAACCGCGTTAGGGCGCGAAAAACTAAAGCGGAGACACTGCCCAACACTCCCCGCTCTTGCGGGCGATGATGAGTACGATTCAGCGCCCCCTCCCGGCCTGAAAACGATGCGCTGGCTGTATGGCTTCACCGGGCCCTACGCCCGCAAGCGCAACACGCTGTTGGTGCTGGTTGTGATTCGCTCGATGCAATTAGCGGCGCTCGCCTGGGTGACCGGCTATGTGGTCAGTGGTCCGATCGCAAGGCATTCGTTGAATGGATTAGCGATCGGCGTAGCGACATACGTCGTTCTAGCGGCTGCGACGAATATCTGCTTTCACTTTCGCCAGCGCTTGGCTCTAGAGCTGGGGGAATGCGTCGTCCACGACTTGCGTGAGGCGATTTTCCTGCATCTGCAGCAGATGACCTCCAGCTTTTTCAATCGCACGAAGCTGGGAAGCGTGATCAGCCGCATGACGTCCGATACCGAGGCGGTGCGGGCCGGCGTGCAGGATGTGGTGTTCACCAGCCTGGTGGGCCTGGGTCAGATGCTGGTCGCCTCGACGTTGATGCTGTGGTACGACCCAGTGCTGTTTCTGGTCGTGGCTGCCATGGGGCCGGTGTTGGGATGGTTGAACTATCGATTTCGCGGCCGGCTGAGTAATGCGCACCGGGCGGTGCAGGAAAGCTTCAGCCGTGTCACGGCGAGGCTGGTCGAGGCGGTGCATGGCGTGCATGTCACTCAGGGCTTTGCTAGGCAGGAAACCAGCGCTCGCCTGTTCCGAGATTTGGTGGCCGATCATTCGGTCTACAACATGGAGGCGGCGCGCTCGGCGGGCGTGTTCGTGCCGCTACTGGAATTCAACAGCCAAGCGTTTCTGGCTTCGATTTTGATTCTCGGCGGCTATCGGGTCCTGACGCCGGGGATCGGCGCGCCGGCGGGCGAATTGATCCAGTTCATGTTTCTGGCGAACATCTTTTTCGCGCCCATTCAGACGCTGGGAGATCAATACAACCAGGCGATTCTGACGCTGGCTGGCGCGGACCGTGTGCGACGCTTCCTGGCCGTCGAGCCCGACTGGATTGACTCTCCCGCGGCCCGACCCGTCGCGCGGATCGCAGGCGAGGTCGTCTTCGAGGATGTGTCGTTCGCCTACCAGGAAAACCGGCTGGTCCTCGAAGAAATCAGTTTCAAGGCCGAACCAGGGCAATGCATCGCGCTGGTCGGGCATACCGGCAGCGGCAAGAGTTCGATCATCAACCTGATCGCTAAATTCTATTTGCCGACCAGTGGGCGCGTCTTGATCGACGAACACGACATACGCGACCTGCAATCCTTTTCGTTGCATCGACAGATGGGAATCGTGCAGCAGCAGAACTTCCTCTTCTGCGGCTCGGTAGCGGACAACATTCGCTTTGGCCGGCCCGAGGCGACCGACGAAGAGGTCGCCGCGTCGCTCGAAAAGCTGGGCTGCCACGATTTCCTAGAGGCGCTGCCCGGTGGCCTGCACGCGGATGTGGGGGAATGTGGACGGAATCTGTCACTGGGGCAACGGCAGTTGGTTTGCTTCGGACGAGCGATGCTGGCCGATCCGGCGATCCTGATCCTCGACGAAGCCACGAGCGCCATCGACATATTCACCGAGCATCGCATCAGCCAGGCCCTATCGCGGCTGATCGCCGGGCGAACCAGCTTTATCGTGGCACATCGCTTGAGCACAATTCGTAACGCCGACCTGGTGCTGGTTTTGGAAAACGGACGGATCATCGAGCAAGGCACCCCGGCGGAGCTGATGTCGCACAACGACCGTTACGCCACGTTAGAGCGGCAGTACAGAAGCGCCGCGTGAGAAGAGCGGAGCGCGAAGTGCTGAGCAATGAGTTCGAATCGCTGAGTAGAAAAGGCGCCTTTGCTCGGCGATTCGCACTGATCATTCTGCATTTCCGTCACTGCCCTGTGCCGACTTTGTTGCTAGGCAAAATGGTCGTCGCGGGGTGGGGCGTGCAGTTTGCCGATGCCGGCGGTGCGGCGCATCCAGGCGCTGGTTTGCCAGTTGTCGACCGTTTCGACTTCGCGATACACCGGGGGTACGGCGAACACGAAATTCGATCCCAGCGCTAAGAGAAACGGCTCGTACATCGCCCGTAATTCGGCGTACTTGGCGCGGGCTGTCTCCTCGTCGTGCAGTTGGATGCCCGCCTTCTGCAGCTCGTCCCGTAGATGTTCCAGGGCCGTGCTTGAGAGGCGACGATCGACCTCGATCTGCGGAGGGACGTGGAAGACCAGCACTAGGTCGACGGCCGCATGCCGGGACATAGCGAAGGTGAGCTGCGCCTGGTAGATGGCCACGCCTTTAACCATCGCGATCAATAGCGCGCAGGCGTCGAGAGCCGCGGTGAGGGCCGCCAGCCAGGATTGATTGTCGTGTTGCGAGCGATAGTAGCTCAGCACCGGGAACGACAAATGGCTTTCCAGAACTTCGGCCGACCATTGCTCCAAATCTTGCAGCAGCCGGCGAATCGCCTCGACGTCGTGGCTCACCGCGGCGCGCACCAACAGTGCGCCGCCTGACGGAGGCGAGCCGGCCCGGGCGTCGAGCATCGAGATGATGGTCTCGCGCCGCGAAAAGGCCTGATACAACACCGGCAAATAGCCGATCACCACGGCCAGAAAACCGAAACCAGTCCCGGCTTCGACCACGGCCAGGAAACGGCCAATCGAATTCAGCGGTACCAGGTCGCCGAAGCCTAGGGTAAAGATCGTTGTACCGCTCAGGTACAGGTAAGAGCCCAAGGTGATCGCTTCGTTGCCGGGCATGTGCAACACCGTCCCGAGAGACCAGTGCAACCAGGCGAAGGCCAGCGTCAGGCCCCCCATCCAACACGCGAACAGCATCAGGATCGACATCGGGCCAAAAACGCTGAGAAACCCTTCGCGCATCCGGCCCGGCGAAAGCCGCAGCGCGATAAAGCGCCAAGGAATCCACAGCGTGCGATAGAAGATACGCGTCAGCCGTAACCGTCGCGTGACGCGCCGCGGCAGGACCATCGTCTCGAAACCATCCAGCAGCACCAGCGCCAACAGGCAGATGCTCGCGAATACCGAGACGATCGCCATCATTAATCCTGACGGGTTACAGAGGGGTCGAGAACGGACCGCGCGCAGGCAACCGGCCAGCGTGCGCCGCCGCTGATCTTAACGCCTGGCGAGAACCAGGGAAATCGGGCGCCATCGCGCACTTTTTGAGCAAAAGCAGGCCGCGAGACCGATCGATACGCGGGCGACGCGTTATTCTGCGAGCAGGCGTTGTCGCAGCGTGTAATACAGCACGATCGGCACCGTGATCGCGAACAAGAGTACGTAGTAGATGCTGAATGCCGCTTCGTTCCACTGGTCTAACGGGCCGGTGATGAGTTGCGCGATGACGTTCTGCTGCACCAGAACCAGTGCCATCAGCCAGCCGGCGCGCGGGAAGAGATTGCCGCGGAAGTTTCTCGGGCGCGGCCAGAAGAGCGTGCATGCACAGATCGCGATCAGTATCGCCAGAAAGCACGGTCCGAAGATGCGCCACAACTGGGCGCTGTAATAATCCTCGTTGCCGTAATAAATGTTGAACCACCCCTTCAGGCCGGCGCGGAGCGAAATGCCCAGCCCGTAAAGCAGTCCCACGTACAGGCCCCAGCGTTCGAGGTTGGGATCGCCGTACGCCTCAGTATCGGGTTCAGGTTCGCGCGCGTACGCGTTTCGGCGCAGCAAGTAGTAAGCGATGCCGAATACGACAGCCGTTCCGAAGTACAACTGACCCCACAGTCGTCCTGCTGAGAGGAGCAAAAAACCGAACCACGCCGTGAGCAAAAGGTAAACGGCCAACCATTCCAGGTTCGGCCCTGTGATCGAGCGGCGCGAACGCACGATGGCTTGCTCGGCCGGTGACATGCGACCATTGACCAGAAAGTAGGCCAGACCCAGGGCCACGCCGATGCTCAGCCCACCTGACGATTCCCAACAGCGCCACCAGTTGAAACTCGCGCCCGGCCAGACGTCGGGGGCCCATTTCCAATTCTGGCACGCGGCCCAGCCTGCCCCATTGACGATGCCGACGGTCAGTATCAGCACGACGTTTTTCCAATCGCGCCGCGCGAGCTCGAAGAGCAGCAATCCGAGGTACAGCCCCACGTGGAACAGCGCCGATCCGCAATCGTTGATCAATCGGCGCAGGGTTGGATTCTGTTCGAGGTCGCGGTAACGATCGGCGAACTCGTCGTACATCGGCAAGAAGTATTGCGGGTACGCGTCGAACAGATAACGCGCGAGATACGCTCCGCCGATTCCGCAGGCCAGGCGAATGACCCAATGCCAGACGCGCGTCGTGCGTTGCGAACCGCACCACGCCAGCAGGCAGGCGCTGACGCCGGCCCATGGCACGCCGGCGATGAATAACCACAGAAAGCCATAGGCCCGCGAGATCGGTACCGATTCACCGGCGGCGGCATTGGTGACCATCTTTCCTTCGAAGAAGCTGGGCCATTGCATCCAACCGCGCGCGCCGGCGAT encodes:
- a CDS encoding fused MFS/spermidine synthase, translated to MKKKPSQSQVSSRLFWLASLMFFLSGGTGLAYQVIWFKRFAHVWGSSSLAFAAVGGSFLFGLGLGAYLAGRLADRILRPLRWYGACEVAIGLVALLIPYQIQWLIHVSAGFYSHLPDEPLARFLVQFVVTLLVVGPPCVLMGATLPLLTRELTARDGALDQVTGWLYALNTFGAAAGCFLTGFQLLPAWGLLPTNNATAMLNLAIGAAALLVSRSVTVRSATSTPPRPTETGTDVQQERPISLAGLYLAVALTGLGALILEMTWSRQLALVLGGSTYAYSATLFVVLVGIATGSLLFHLRVRGVVADRMLPIFVIFGLAVTCFAGKLFLPWLSAYAGDHRAMRETLMGNAGLCILVAAIVEFLPSVAMGILFPLFVDLTHERAAHVGRAVGNVYAWNTFGSIAGATLTAVVLFPRIGTAGAMGLAMASYLVALLLVLPLGTGRERMTAAGSALALSVIVFGISLPLDPLRTNLGLYMYGSQEGAIDIIDCPYFVEGPSSSVAVVTYGSNVSLRVNGKVDAGDLSDMVTQLGLAYIPRIFQPEARDVLVIGFGSGTTSGTSLLFPDTRVTTCEIEPAVIGAEPFFERVNHRPLARTRGHLEQQNATLSPERRRSEEQITAEAVYRVVLGDGRGQLQGGIAEYDLIISEPSNPWLAGVSNLFTEEFFAAAKARLRPGGVLAQWIQTYNIALSDYLMIVRTMRTVFPHCGLITLTSGADTILLASDRPLAPDTAQLDALQQQIDTSADISFDWQQWFNTNDVRTLLLARYTIDQEMLDQMVKKDSSQKINTDLNLALEFNAPLHLFKELPDALSARVRLMRLPHAKWSARLGELIGAPPESGPYQVALALEQYDFENYEPAIKLLQDAIAKDPSLSQAYRALANVYLKMNKANEAVRVLEGWINEQPQRVDSRVALFNCYKSLGRSADAVAIFRPAVEIDPKNSLFRTILGRELLALHRNSEAAPQLRKALELSPGLADAPRNRDWINSYARILATSPVDADRDGQEALRWAMQLAQGVDYDQWSLIDTLAAALAETANFAEAVKQMQHVLRRAEADRNSTAADIARQRLTLYQAGKPLREQAEPAVFSPEPPKE
- a CDS encoding alpha/beta hydrolase-fold protein; this translates as MHRHLLNLALLICCTFATGRHALAQRPTPPARDPHTPGFVQAKELPDGEVPPIDAEGNFIIGATHKPAPEMVVQLHVPQGTVHNLTMNSTDSKIYPGIAREKNTSGMPDPDNPARMIVSTSHPAPYTRRVAVYVPQQYQSGTVAPFIVGADGPDKLLFTALDNLIAQKKVPVMIAISIGNGSGDAQGSQRGLEYDTMSGLYAEFVESEVLPLVEKQCNVKLTKDPDARATMGCSSGGSCALAMAWYRPDLYHRVLTYSGTYVNQQWPYNPETPHGAWGFHKELIPSSPAKPLRLWLEISDRDLLNPNSMRDDMHDWVLANENMAKVLADKGYHYQFVFARNAVHCDGGVKQQTLPKALQWLWQGYAANDAK
- a CDS encoding neutral/alkaline non-lysosomal ceramidase N-terminal domain-containing protein, which translates into the protein MISTAARFFWMASACLVLLCGNVAVGRAAELKAGVARVDLTPPLEFNVPLGGYGERMNRPAQGIHDRIFAKAIVLTAGQQKFALVSIDIVGLPPTLKPELLERLGAGWSAEQIMLLPSHSHTSIEMNAINPRNTFQVPQIGIYNARVHKFVLDRLVELIHQAEQQPVDVSVGTSTVSIEGWNRNRRGGTVTDRDLTVTRIDTKQGKPLAVLVNFTAHPTFMNEQDMLFSGDWPGHLQRTIESLIGEGATVMYYNGAEGDQAPIGRAEDGTSRWERAERYGRELGIVAWKQWQTTKASPDVRFAYHAHTIPLPARTWHPDFMKTGGAEYGLTEKLFKEMLPVLFPDNADSIALRLGDLLIVGVPGEMAASLGMKIKSEAGRITGAKNPVIGGLADQWISYMLPADEYRRGGYESSVSFYGETLGDTIVTGAIAGVQEMAK
- the bcp gene encoding thioredoxin-dependent thiol peroxidase, translated to MGEWLEEGKAAPDFTLAADDGRKVSLKALRGQPVVLYFYPRDDTPGCTKEACAFRDRKKELAKLGAHVLGVSTDDVASHEKFRDKYELNFPLLADVDHKVSEKFGAWREKNMYGKKSMGIQRSTYLIDAEGKIARIWKKVSVDGHDDAVLAELKKLEGK